One genomic segment of Homo sapiens chromosome 14, GRCh38.p14 Primary Assembly includes these proteins:
- the MYH7 gene encoding myosin-7: MGDSEMAVFGAAAPYLRKSEKERLEAQTRPFDLKKDVFVPDDKQEFVKAKIVSREGGKVTAETEYGKTVTVKEDQVMQQNPPKFDKIEDMAMLTFLHEPAVLYNLKDRYGSWMIYTYSGLFCVTVNPYKWLPVYTPEVVAAYRGKKRSEAPPHIFSISDNAYQYMLTDRENQSILITGESGAGKTVNTKRVIQYFAVIAAIGDRSKKDQSPGKGTLEDQIIQANPALEAFGNAKTVRNDNSSRFGKFIRIHFGATGKLASADIETYLLEKSRVIFQLKAERDYHIFYQILSNKKPELLDMLLITNNPYDYAFISQGETTVASIDDAEELMATDNAFDVLGFTSEEKNSMYKLTGAIMHFGNMKFKLKQREEQAEPDGTEEADKSAYLMGLNSADLLKGLCHPRVKVGNEYVTKGQNVQQVIYATGALAKAVYERMFNWMVTRINATLETKQPRQYFIGVLDIAGFEIFDFNSFEQLCINFTNEKLQQFFNHHMFVLEQEEYKKEGIEWTFIDFGMDLQACIDLIEKPMGIMSILEEECMFPKATDMTFKAKLFDNHLGKSANFQKPRNIKGKPEAHFSLIHYAGIVDYNIIGWLQKNKDPLNETVVGLYQKSSLKLLSTLFANYAGADAPIEKGKGKAKKGSSFQTVSALHRENLNKLMTNLRSTHPHFVRCIIPNETKSPGVMDNPLVMHQLRCNGVLEGIRICRKGFPNRILYGDFRQRYRILNPAAIPEGQFIDSRKGAEKLLSSLDIDHNQYKFGHTKVFFKAGLLGLLEEMRDERLSRIITRIQAQSRGVLARMEYKKLLERRDSLLVIQWNIRAFMGVKNWPWMKLYFKIKPLLKSAEREKEMASMKEEFTRLKEALEKSEARRKELEEKMVSLLQEKNDLQLQVQAEQDNLADAEERCDQLIKNKIQLEAKVKEMNERLEDEEEMNAELTAKKRKLEDECSELKRDIDDLELTLAKVEKEKHATENKVKNLTEEMAGLDEIIAKLTKEKKALQEAHQQALDDLQAEEDKVNTLTKAKVKLEQQVDDLEGSLEQEKKVRMDLERAKRKLEGDLKLTQESIMDLENDKQQLDERLKKKDFELNALNARIEDEQALGSQLQKKLKELQARIEELEEELEAERTARAKVEKLRSDLSRELEEISERLEEAGGATSVQIEMNKKREAEFQKMRRDLEEATLQHEATAAALRKKHADSVAELGEQIDNLQRVKQKLEKEKSEFKLELDDVTSNMEQIIKAKANLEKMCRTLEDQMNEHRSKAEETQRSVNDLTSQRAKLQTENGELSRQLDEKEALISQLTRGKLTYTQQLEDLKRQLEEEVKAKNALAHALQSARHDCDLLREQYEEETEAKAELQRVLSKANSEVAQWRTKYETDAIQRTEELEEAKKKLAQRLQEAEEAVEAVNAKCSSLEKTKHRLQNEIEDLMVDVERSNAAAAALDKKQRNFDKILAEWKQKYEESQSELESSQKEARSLSTELFKLKNAYEESLEHLETFKRENKNLQEEISDLTEQLGSSGKTIHELEKVRKQLEAEKMELQSALEEAEASLEHEEGKILRAQLEFNQIKAEIERKLAEKDEEMEQAKRNHLRVVDSLQTSLDAETRSRNEALRVKKKMEGDLNEMEIQLSHANRMAAEAQKQVKSLQSLLKDTQIQLDDAVRANDDLKENIAIVERRNNLLQAELEELRAVVEQTERSRKLAEQELIETSERVQLLHSQNTSLINQKKKMDADLSQLQTEVEEAVQECRNAEEKAKKAITDAAMMAEELKKEQDTSAHLERMKKNMEQTIKDLQHRLDEAEQIALKGGKKQLQKLEARVRELENELEAEQKRNAESVKGMRKSERRIKELTYQTEEDRKNLLRLQDLVDKLQLKVKAYKRQAEEAEEQANTNLSKFRKVQHELDEAEERADIAESQVNKLRAKSRDIGTKGLNEE, encoded by the exons ATGGGAGATTCGGAGATGGCAGTCTTTGGGGCTGCCGCCCCCTACCTGCGCAAGTCAGAGAAGGAGCGGCTAGAAGCGCAGACCAGGCCTTTTGACCTCAAGAAGGATGTCTTCGTGCCTGATGACAAACAGGAGTTTGTCAAGGCCAAGATCGTGTCTCGAGAGGGTGGCAAAGTCACTGCCGAGACCGAGTATGGCAAG ACAGTGACCGTGAAGGAGGACCAGGTGATGCAGCAGAACCCACCCAAGTTCGACAAAATCGAGGACATGGCCATGCTGACCTTCCTGCATGAGCCCGCGGTGCTCTACAACCTCAAGGATCGCTACGGCTCCTGGATGATCTAC ACCTACTCGGGCCTCTTCTGTGTCACCGTCAACCCTTACAAGTGGCTGCCGGTGTACACTCCTGAGGTGGTGGCTGCCTACCGGGGCAAGAAGAGGAGCGAGGCCCCGCCCCACATCTTCTCCATCTCCGACAACGCCTATCAGTACATGCTGACAG ACAGAGAAAACCAGTCCATCCTGATCAC CGGAGAATCCGGAGCAGGGAAGACAGTCAACACCAAGAGGGTCATCCAGTACTTTGCTGTTATTGCAGCCATTGGGGACCGCAGCAAGAAGGACCAGAGCCCGGGCAAG GGCACCCTGGAGGACCAGATCATCCAGGCCAACCCTGCTCTGGAGGCCTTTGGCAATGCCAAGACCGTCCGGAACGACAACTCCTCCCGCTTC GGGAAATTCATTCGAATTCATTTTGGGGCAACAGGAAAGTTGGCATCTGCAGACATAGAGACCT ATCTTCTGGAAAAATCCAGAGTTATTTTCCAGCTGAAAGCAGAGAGAGATTATCACATTTTCTACCAAATCCTGTCTAACAAAAAGCCTGAGCTGCTGG ACATGCTGCTGATCACCAACAACCCCTACGATTATGCATTCATCTCCCAAGGAGAGACCACCGTGGCCTCCATTGATGACGCTGAGGAGCTCATGGCCACTGAT AACGCTTTTGATGTGCTGGGCTTCACTTCAGAGGAGAAAAACTCCATGTATAAGCTGACAGGCGCCATCATGCACTTTGGAAACATGAAGTTCAAGCTGAAGCAGCGGGAGGAGCAGGCGGAGCCAGACGGCACTGAAG AGGCTGACAAGTCTGCCTACCTCATGGGGCTGAACTCAGCCGACCTGCTCAAGGGGCTGTGCCACCCTCGGGTGAAAGTGGGCAATGAGTACGTCACCAAGGGGCAGAATGTCCAGCAG GTGATATATGCCACTGGGGCACTGGCCAAGGCAGTGTATGAGAGGATGTTCAACTGGATGGTGACGCGCATCAATGCCACCCTGGAGACCAAGCAGCCACGCCAGTACTTCATAGGAGTCCTGGACATCGCTGGCTTCGAGATCTTCGAT TTCAACAGCTTTGAGCAGCTCTGCATCAACTTCACCAACGAGAAGCTGCAGCAGTTCTTCAACCACCACATGTTTGTGCTGGAGCAGGAGGAGTACAAGAAGGAGGGCATCGAGTGGACATTCATTGACTTTGGCATGGACCTGCAGGCCTGCATTGACCTCATCGAGAAG CCCATGGGCATCATGTCCATCCTGGAAGAGGAGTGCATGTTCCCCAAGGCCACCGACATGACCTTCAAGGCCAAGCTGTTTGACAACCACCTGGGCAAATCCGCCAACTTCCAGAAGCCACGCAATATCAAGGGGAAGCCTGAAGCCCACTTCTCCCTGATCCACTATGCCGGCATCGTGGACTACAACATCATTGGCTGGCTGCAGAAGAACAAGGATCCTCTCAATGAGACTGTCGTGGGCTTGTATCAGAAGTCTTCCCTCAAGCTGCTCAGCACCCTGTTTGCCAACTATGCTGGGGCTGATGCGC CTATTGAGAAGGGCAAAGGCAAGGCCAAGAAAGGCTCGTCCTTTCAGACTGTGTCAGCTCTGCACAGG GAAAATCTGAACAAGCTGATGACCAACTTGCGCTCCACCCATCCCCACTTTGTACGTTGTATCATCCCTAATGAGACAAAGTCTCCAG GGGTGATGGACAACCCCCTGGTCATGCACCAGCTGCGCTGCAATGGTGTGCTGGAGGGCATCCGCATCTGCAGGAAAGGCTTCCCCAACCGCATCCTCTACGGGGACTTCCGGCAGAG GTATCGCATCCTGAACCCAGCGGCCATCCCTGAGGGACAGTTCATTGATAGCAGGAAGGGGGCAGAGAAGCTGCTCAGCTCCCTGGACATTGATCACAACCAGTACAAGTTTGGCCACACCAAG GTGTTCTTCAAGGCCGGGCTGCTGGGGCTGCTGGAGGAAATGAGGGACGAGAGGCTGAGCCGCATCATCACGCGTATCCAGGCCCAGTCCCGAGGTGTGCTCGCCAGAATGGAGTACAAAAAGCTGCTGGAACGTAG AGACTCCCTGCTGGTAATCCAGTGGAACATTCGGGCCTTCATGGGGGTCAAGAATTGGCCCTGGATGAAGCTCTACTTCAAGATCAAGCCGCTGCTGAAGAgtgcagaaagagagaaggagatggCCTCCATGAAGGAGGAGTTCACACGCCTCAAAGAGGCGCTAGAGAAGTCCGAGGCTCGCCGCAAGGAGCTGGAGGAGAAGATGGTGTCCCTGCTGCAGGAGAAGAATGACCTGCAGCTCCAAGTGCAGGCG GAACAAGACAACCTGGCAGATGCTGAGGAGCGCTGTGATCAGCTGATCAAAAACAAGATTCagctggaggccaaggtgaaggAGATGAACGAGAGgctggaggatgaggaggagatgAATGCTGAGCTCACTGCCAAGAAGCGCAAGCTGGAAGATGAGTGCTCAGAGCTCAAAAGGGACATCGATGATCTGGAGCTGACACTGGCCAAAGTGGAGAAGGAGAAACACGCAACAGAGAACAAG GTGAAAAACCTGACAGAGGAGATGGCTGGGCTGGATGAGATCATTGCCAAGCTGACCAAGGAGAAGAAAGCTCTGCAAGAGGCCCACCAACAGGCTCTGGATGACCTTCAGGCCGAGGAGGACAAGGTCAACACCCTGACTAAGGCCAAAGTCAAGCTGGAGCAGCAAGTGGATGAT CTGGAAGGATCCCTGGAGCAAGAGAAGAAGGTGCGCATGGACCTGGAGCGAGCGAAGCGGAAGCTGGAGGGCGACCTGAAGCTGACCCAGGAGAGCATCATGGACCTGGAGAATGACAAGCAGCAGCTGGATGAGCGGCTGAAAAA AAAAGACTTTGAGCTGAATGCTCTCAACGCAAGGATTGAGGATGAACAGGCCCTCGGCAGCCAGCTGCAGAAGAAGCTCAAGGAGCTTCAG GCACGCATcgaggagctggaggaggagctggaggccGAGCGCACCGCCAGGGCTAAGGTGGAGAAGCTGCGCTCAGACCTGTCTCGGGAGCTGGAGGAGATCAGCGAGCGGCTGGAAGAGGCCGGCGGGGCCACGTCCGTGCAGATCGAGATGAACAAGAAGCGCGAGGCCGAGTTCCAGAAGATGCGGCGGGACCTGGAGGAGGCCACGCTGCAGCACGAGGCCACTGCCGCGGCCCTGCGCAAGAAGCACGCCGACAGCGTGGCCGAGCTGGGCGAGCAGATCGACAACCTGCAGCGGGTGAAGCAGAagctggagaaggagaagagcGAGTTCAAGCTGGAGCTGGATGACGTCACCTCCAACATGGAGCAGATCatcaaggccaag gCTAACCTGGAGAAGATGTGCCGGACCTTGGAAGACCAGATGAATGAGCACCGGAGCAAGGCGGAGGAGACCCAGCGTTCTGTCAACGACCTCACCAGCCAGCGGGCCAAGTTGCAAACCGAGAATG GTGAGCTGTCCCGGCAGCTGGATGAGAAGGAGGCACTGATCTCCCAGCTGACCCGAGGCAAGCTCACCTACACCCAGCAGCTGGAGGACCTCAAGAGgcagctggaggaggaggttAAG GCGAAGAACGCCCTGGCCCACGCACTGCAGTCGGCCCGGCATGACTGCGACCTGCTGCGGGAGCAGTACGAGGAGGAGACGGAGGCCAAGGCCGAGCTGCAGCGCGTCCTTTCCAAGGCCAACTCGGAGGTGGCCCAGTGGAGGACCAAGTATGAGACGGACGCCATTCAGCGGACTGAGGAGCTCGAGGAGGCCAA GAAGAAGCTGGCCCAGCGGCTGCAGGAAGCTGAGGAGGCCGTGGAGGCTGTTAATGCCAAGTGCTCCTCGCTGGAGAAGACCAAGCACCGGCTACAGAATGAGATCGAGGACTTGATGGTGGACGTAGAGCGCTCCAATGCTGCTGCTGCAGCCCTGGACAAGAAGCAGAGGAACTTCGACAAG ATCCTGGCCGAGTGGAAGCAGAAGTATGAGGAGTCGCAGTCGGAGCTGGAGTCCTCGCAGAAGGAGGCTCGCTCCCTCAGCACAGAGCTCTTCAAACTCAAGAACGCCTATGAGGAGTCCCTGGAACATCTGGAGACCTTCAAGCGGGAGAACAAAAACCTGCAGG AGGAGATCTCCGACTTGACTGAGCAGTTGGGTTCCAGCGGAAAGACTATCCATGAGCTGGAGAAGGTCCGAAAGCAGCTGGAGGCCGAGAAGATGGAGCTGCAGTCAGCCCTGgaggaggccgag GCCTCCCTGGAGCACGAGGAGGGCAAGATCCTCCGGGCCCAGCTGGAGTTCAACCAGATCAAGGCAGAGATCGAGCGGAAGCTGGCAGAGAAGGACGAGGAGATGGAACAGGCCAAGCGCAACCACCTGCGGGTGGTGGACTCGCTGCAGACCTCCCTGGACGCAGAGACACGCAGCCGCAACGAGGCCCTGAGGGTGAAGAAGAAGATGGAAGGAGACCTCAATGAGATGGAGATCCAGCTCAGCCACGCCAACCGCATGGCCGCCGAGGCCCAGAAGCAAGTCAAGAGCCTCCAGAGCTTGTTGAAG GACACCCAGATTCAGCTGGACGATGCAGTCCGTGCCAACGACGACCTGAAGGAGAACATCGCCATCGTGGAGCGGCGCAACAACCTGCTGCAGGCTGAGCTGGAGGAGTTGCGTGCCGTGGTGGAGCAGACAGAGCGGTCCCGGAAGCTGGCGGAGCAGGAGCTGATTGAGACTAGTGAGCGGGTGCAGCTGCTGCATTCCCAG AACACCAGCCTCATCAACCAGAAGAAGAAGATGGATGCTGACCTGTCCCAGCTCCAGACTGAAGTGGAGGAGGCAGTGCAGGAGTGCAGGAATGCTGAGGAGAAGGCCAAGAAGGCCATCACGGAT GCCGCCATGATGGCAGAGGAGCTGAAGAAGGAGCAGGACACCAGCGCCCACCTGGAGCGCATGAAGAAGAACATGGAACAGACCATTAAGGACCTGCAGCACCGGCTGGACGAAGCCGAGCAGATCGCCCTCAAGGGCGGCAAGAAGCAGCTGCAGAAGCTGGAAGCGCGGGTGCGGGAGCTGGAGAATGAGCTGGAGGCCGAGCAGAAGCGCAACGCAGAGTCGGTGAAGGGCATGAGGAAGAGCGAGCGGCGCATCAAGGAGCTCACCTACCAG ACGGAGGAGGACAGGAAAAACCTGCTGCGGCTGCAGGACCTGGTAGACAAGCTGCAGCTAAAGGTCAAGGCCTACAAGCGCCAGGCCGAGGAGGCG GAGGAGCAAGCCAACACCAACCTGTCCAAGTTCCGCAAGGTGCAGCACGAGCTGGATGAGGCAGAGGAGCGGGCGGACATCGCCGAGTCCCAGGTCAACAAGCTGCGGGCCAAGAGCCGTGACATTGGCACGAAG GGCTTGAATGAGGAGTAG